A stretch of Rhododendron vialii isolate Sample 1 chromosome 4a, ASM3025357v1 DNA encodes these proteins:
- the LOC131321954 gene encoding F-box protein At3g07870-like isoform X2, with amino-acid sequence MVGNCNGLFCMIDTTSPPCIILWNPLIRKSVTLPMPPSLPHTPHPQFVLGFGAHPTTHEYMLVFILYEKADIEQGKLPSKVELYTQGTGSWRSITSVGHPHHILRHNCFQAFVNGAIHWIACDRRVVDGLSSLIMLFHMGSQAFSEMMMPAALVNEMQLRLSIMSYGESLAVLCHGQEGSCGVWVMKEYGVAESWAKLYNINPPGVLAYKILGFRKSGEVLLWMSDKRLLCYDCETKTLTNTGYTGSSDAFAADTFMESLVLVKP; translated from the coding sequence ATGGTGGGTAATTGTAATGGTTTGTTTTGTATGATTGATACCACTTCGCCACCGTGTATTATTCTATGGAATCCATTAATTAGGAAATCAGTAACTCTTCCCATGCCGCCCTCTCTGCCACATACTCCTCATCCGcagtttgttttgggatttggtGCCCACCCCACTACGCATGAGTACATGTTGGTTTTTATTCTTTATGAAAAGGCGGATATAGAGCAGGGAAAACTTCCTTCCAAGGTTGAGCTTTACACCCAAGGCACAGGATCATGGAGATCCATCACTTCTGTTGGTCATCCACATCACATTCTGCGTCATAATTGCTTCCAGGCTTTTGTTAATGGAGCGATACACTGGATTGCATGTGACAGGAGAGTGGTGGATGGTCTTAGCAGTTTGATAATGTTGTTCCATATGGGTTCTCAAGCATTCTCGGAGATGATGATGCCTGCCGCTCTAGTCAATGAAATGCAATTGCGCCTGTCCATTATGTCATATGGAGAATCACTGGCCGTGCTATGCCATGGACAGGAGGGTTCTTGTGGCGTGTGGGTGATGAAAGAATACGGAGTTGCAGAATCTTGGGCTAAATTATACAATATAAATCCTCCAGGAGTATTGGCGTACAAGATACTAGGGTTTCGGAAAAGTGGTGAAGTTCTACTATGGATGAGTGACAAACGGCTACTTTGTTATGACTGTGAGACCAAGACTTTGACAAATACTGGATATACCGGGAGTTCTGATGCCTTTGCCGCTGATACTTTCATGGAATCCCTAGTTTTAGTGAAACCATGA
- the LOC131321954 gene encoding F-box protein At3g07870-like isoform X1, with product MCFFFQLYRYHKHRLIPGIKWDYIPTELLDEILVRLPVESLIRFTSVCKSWHSIITSPSFIAKHLNHSKRMTENLLLVTYTFIYRRKRYLLCRGDEKFGDEFAKLESPLSTSLGHMVGNCNGLFCMIDTTSPPCIILWNPLIRKSVTLPMPPSLPHTPHPQFVLGFGAHPTTHEYMLVFILYEKADIEQGKLPSKVELYTQGTGSWRSITSVGHPHHILRHNCFQAFVNGAIHWIACDRRVVDGLSSLIMLFHMGSQAFSEMMMPAALVNEMQLRLSIMSYGESLAVLCHGQEGSCGVWVMKEYGVAESWAKLYNINPPGVLAYKILGFRKSGEVLLWMSDKRLLCYDCETKTLTNTGYTGSSDAFAADTFMESLVLVKP from the coding sequence atgtgtttttttttccaattgtatcgataccataagCATCGTCTTATTCCAGGAATAAAGTGGGACTACATACCAACTGAACTTTTAGATGAGATTCTTGTACGGCTACCTGTAGAATCTCTAATTCGATTCACATCCGTATGCAAATCATGGCACTCTATCATCACAAGCCCTAGTTTCATCGCCAAACACCTAAACCACAGCAAAAGAATGACCGAAAACCTTCTCCTTGTGACTTACACCTTTATTTACAGGAGAAAGCGCTATTTGTTGTGCCGTGGCGATGAAAAATTTGGTGATGAGTTCGCCAAACTGGAGTCTCCTTTGAGTACTTCACTTGGGCATATGGTGGGTAATTGTAATGGTTTGTTTTGTATGATTGATACCACTTCGCCACCGTGTATTATTCTATGGAATCCATTAATTAGGAAATCAGTAACTCTTCCCATGCCGCCCTCTCTGCCACATACTCCTCATCCGcagtttgttttgggatttggtGCCCACCCCACTACGCATGAGTACATGTTGGTTTTTATTCTTTATGAAAAGGCGGATATAGAGCAGGGAAAACTTCCTTCCAAGGTTGAGCTTTACACCCAAGGCACAGGATCATGGAGATCCATCACTTCTGTTGGTCATCCACATCACATTCTGCGTCATAATTGCTTCCAGGCTTTTGTTAATGGAGCGATACACTGGATTGCATGTGACAGGAGAGTGGTGGATGGTCTTAGCAGTTTGATAATGTTGTTCCATATGGGTTCTCAAGCATTCTCGGAGATGATGATGCCTGCCGCTCTAGTCAATGAAATGCAATTGCGCCTGTCCATTATGTCATATGGAGAATCACTGGCCGTGCTATGCCATGGACAGGAGGGTTCTTGTGGCGTGTGGGTGATGAAAGAATACGGAGTTGCAGAATCTTGGGCTAAATTATACAATATAAATCCTCCAGGAGTATTGGCGTACAAGATACTAGGGTTTCGGAAAAGTGGTGAAGTTCTACTATGGATGAGTGACAAACGGCTACTTTGTTATGACTGTGAGACCAAGACTTTGACAAATACTGGATATACCGGGAGTTCTGATGCCTTTGCCGCTGATACTTTCATGGAATCCCTAGTTTTAGTGAAACCATGA